Genomic window (Chlorocebus sabaeus isolate Y175 chromosome 4, mChlSab1.0.hap1, whole genome shotgun sequence):
AAGAAGACAGACTACCAAGGGTCATCTGAAGTCGTGATTGGGTCACTAATAATACCAGGACAAAGTTAGAGATCACTACTCAAGCATAaggtagataattttttaaaaaattccagttGAAATTGTAAGTGGATGTATATATCTCATTCCCTACCCAGGTATTCTAATTCTCCACTTTGAATAGGGGTTGACACAAACATGAAAGGTAGAAAAACCTCTGGGGCAAAATAGAAAACATCACTCAACTCACATAATCCTCATTTGCCAGATGCCTTTTCCTTACActcaaaaaggaacaaaacacaTGGCATCTTGTTAAGGctacttttctcatttattaaattAGGCTTATTCCAACAGAGGTCCTCAAAGCTGAAAGGGCATAAAATAGCACAGTACTTTTTGCTGCTTTGGCATATTAATGTGATGTCATGACTCCCTTACCCTCCCTTTCCCATTCCTGGAAATAGCCATCTCTCCTTCTCTGCGAGTATTGCAGATGCTCTGCGGCTTGTCCTTTTCAAACACCAAATTTGctgatttgtatttttgttaattaGTAATACTAAGGATATGTCAAAAAATGACAAACTGTGTTCAGCTCTTAATGACCATAGAAAACTCAAGATTCTTATGAAAGCCTCCTGCTAAATAAAGTTTGTCTTCCATATAGGAGGCATGTGAGAATGCATAGTCCTTATGACAGAGTCacatggctttttaaaatcttctataaCTTTACATCTTTGAAGTGTCACTATTCTGGCTGTCCTAGATGAATTACTTTTTCCTAACTGGAAATACTAGTCCTTATTACAGTAGTACTaattagtactttttaaaaaagcaaactgaGTGATAATGGAATCATAAGTTAACTGGTTGTGTGAGGaaactttttcaaaatttgaCTAACCACAgtctttctcctgtttttttcctctgtgttctCCACCCACCTTCTCCAGCCCCAGTTTTCATAAGACTGCAGTGAAGATGTTTGATATAAAGGCTTGGGCTGAGTATGTTGTGGAATGGGCTGCAAAAGACCCATATGGCTTCCTTACAACTGTTATTTTGGCCCTTACTCCACTGTTCCTAGCAAGTGCTGTACTGTCTTGGAAACTGGCCAAGATGATTGAGGCCAGGGAGAAGgagcaaaagaagaaacaaaaacgcCAAGAAAACATTGCAAAAGCTAAACGACTAAAAAAGGATTGAAGGACTGAACAGGCTCTGCAACCAGAGGaaaatcatttggaaaattatGCAGCTTTGGAAGAACCCACTAAAGTTTCTTCTTTGGATTTCTTGACAGTATTATTTAGTAAATGAAATCTGACCAAATGGAAGAATCATGTTAGTTCTGACCTCAATACTATAGTAACTTTTAGGCTTGGGTGTAGAAGTTTATAGGTTTCTATTGACAGTTACTATAAATTATCATTTACTGTGGTACAAATTCTTTATAACTGACTTAGTCATTTGCCGCTTAGCAGTTTGTCTACTGAAATGAAAACATCCTGTGGGGAAAAGTGACTTTAGATTATGAACTCAATTCAAATGAACTCTATTTAAAATGGGGTCCTGTTTTGGACAAAGGAAATTAAGAATGTAAAAGTCAGAACTGTCTTGTTTGAGGTAAAAGTGTGCTTTGGCTTAAAAGAGATACAGTATATTAATTACGTCTTTTATTATTGCTTATTTCTTAGAATCATTTCtggctttctcaaaacaaaataatattaatcaaTGAGTACTTCTATTTGCTGCATTTTTCTTATAGCCTTTGAGACAGCTGGTAATTATCaagtcattttgcattttttaaaacaattttataaagcATTCTCTTATCTTGACTATGTAGAATACCACCTACTGGCTAGAACAATTTCTGTACTCACAAACACTGCCATTTTCTTAGAGATGGCTTGTTGAGAGGAGTAATACTATGGTCTAAAGCTTGCAGTAAAAATGCCAAACACTGTAGTACTTTGGAACCGGTTTATTCTTGTGCTAAGCAGAActgtaaaatagttaaaatgtctTATCAAGTAATTCGCTGATTATATAGACAccacttttgtattttatttcattctttgttttaacTCGTGGTAGTGATATTTAATACTTTCTGATCAAACAGTTTCAAAGtaaaactttaaatttcacatttcttttaaagaacTTGTAAAGCATAACGGTGATGTCATACTTCTTAAGTGGTAAAGAAAGGTAtaaaatttggaaacattttgttGGGCATAGTAGTAATTGGGTGAAAAGGataaattatatcaaaatgaGAATGTGCTGTAATTGGAAGTAAGGAGCTAAAGGATGTTTCTTTCAGTTAAGTAGTATAACTGGAACGTTTTACTATTAAACGTGGCTTTTATAAATGCATGGTCCAATAATTTTGTTCACTGTTAGTATTTAATTCACTGTCAGCTTATTAATGTTTTCTGTACCCtgataatgaattttaaattacaaaaaattatccagcagctacagtttaaaaatgaaactagatattaaaataaatttgataattttttgtaaggtcctggattttattttatttttcggtGGAACTACATTTTTAAGTTACATTATGTTATGCAGGTTAGAATTTTCAATTACAGCTAAGCATACTTGTAAAACTTCAGGACTATATCTGAGAACCTAAGGACCACTGAGAATGTTTATGGATGAGTTTGAATAACACTTAATGCTATTCTTTTAGATTATCAGTCTCTACTTGGTGCCAGTGTGAGCAACACATTATAACTCAAGGCACTGAAATAATTCAGTGTTAAGATATATCTAAAATACATGTGGTTTTCTGCAATCAAGCTGTTCATGGAAAGAATTTATGTACATCTTTTACTTAGGGTCACATTTTAGAGTAAAAGTATTGAAGCAAAGGATATAGTCATAATTCTCAGTTATCTACTAAAGTTACGGTTTTATCCGTTCCGTTGTAACAACTTAAAGGTATCTAACTAAAGTTCTGTTTTTCTATAATTTGTTAGCCTTAACACATgccaattttgtatttgtttgacgTATGcttttttttgcactttttccCATCATTTAGAGAGCCTTTTTATATATGTGAGATTGAGattttactctgtgtgtgtgtgtgtgtgtgtgtgtgtgtgtgagagactgATTGGGGGAGTAAAGAGAATCTTGTGAGGTTTGGGATGCTTCAGAAAAAACCTCTCACTGCAACAGAGTACTGTTGTTAAAGAATCCCATTTGCTATTATCTAGAATACTTTTAAGAAATTGTTTATCTATTACGTTTCTGAAGTTCTGAGAACTAAGTACAATCAATTACCATTCTAAAGCTGGTCTTGGGGGGAAAAAGAAAGCTGTCCCCTGGCTGCCTGTAACAaacattttatcaaaaataagcaaataaataaaagtttgtgTGTCAGAACTTGAGCCATAGTATCCATATGAAAACTTACAGCATGTTActacttatcagatatataaggacattttaaattttacttatttgtaatAAGCAGACTAGAAATAAGcacaggaggctgggcacagtgactcatgtctaatcccatcactttgggaggccgaggcgggtggatcacgacatcaggagttcaagaccagcctggccaacatgatgaagccccgtctcgacttaaagtacaaaaattagctgggtgcggtggcatgtgcctgtaatcccagctactggggaggctgaggcaggagaattgcttgaacccaggagggagaggttgcagtgaaccaagattgcgctactgcactccagcctggcgacagagcgaaactccgtctcaaaaaacagaaaaaagaaacaacaaaggaaGCTGTGGGCTGGAAACCTAATGTTGAAATAGATCTTATATTTTATATGGTTCTAAGTTGGAGGAAATTTGATCTTATTTAGGAATGATTGCTTTTATGTTTGCTACTGGTTATAGAATCATGCTGATTTACTTCATATCTGGAATAAATAAGGACAACTTCTGCATTTCTCAAACATTAAAAGGGATCACATGGTCAAATACCCAAAGTTTGGGAAACACATGTACAACTTAGACAAATTTCTGGATGATCTCTTGGAGTGTTTTAACTTGACTACCATAGATTGTCCTCTACACCTCTCTTTTTCTCCGAAGAACTTAAGTACAATTTGGGAAAGCCAACTCTAAAACTCAGATTACATTTAAATAGCGTAGTTAATGAGATAGCTTTTAAACAATCAGTATAAGGGTATTATATTAATTCAAGGTTAATTAAATGACATCCAGAAATCTGTTACTAAGAATGGAAAAGGATTATTTCCTccatttttgttggtttttaactTCAGGTATCTAAGGCATAATAAGCTAGGTTTATATAACTAAACCCAGTAGCCAGCATTTTCTGTATTCGTCAGTTTGTGTAATATGAAGCTATTTTTGTAAAAACCAAAAGTATGCTATATGCATGTATAGCAGAGGCATAGAACGGAAGGCTTTACTTCTGAGAAAGTACGTAAGTATAAATAATATTCTTCATGTTAACATGAACAGTTTTACTTTTGAAATTGAAGAGTTTTTTTGGCATAGGTTTGAAATCTgtcttgaatagacattttcttttcttttttttttttgagacggagtctcgctctgtagcccaggctggagtgcagtggccggatctcagctcactgcaagctccgcctcccgggttcacgccattctcctgcctcagcctcccgagtagctgggactacaggcgcccgccacctcgctcggctagtttttttgcatttcttagtagagacggggtttcaccgggttagccaggatggtctcgatctcctgacctcgtgatccacccgtctcggcctcccaaagtgctgggattacaggcttgagccactgcgcccggcttgaatagacattttcataataaacttGTAAATGTCCAGAGTAGAATTATGATATGAAGTATGGTGGGCaaactaatatttaatatttttaattctgcttTGTGTCTGGCCTAAACGctaggtttgttttttctttctttttttttttttttaagaaaagttgtTTAGAAAGGCAAATAAATATCAATTAGGCCAAGATTATAATTCACTTTGTATGCAGGATATTTAACTCTGTGCCAATACCACCTAACTAATGTGACCAGTCACCCTAAACATGTCAGCCTGGAGGAAAGGGATATGGATAGGttattacaaatttaatttcCACCACCCCAGAAATCCCCTTGAAAGTACAAGCTCTTCTAATAATGGTGGCTGTATATCATCATCTTTAACATAAGGCATTTTCTAGAAGGGATTCCTGGCCAAGATTTTCTCATGCTGTTTATGCAAAAcaggtattttaaaatgaaaaccataaaaattagtAGTTAACTTCTGCCATATCTAAGATGTTTATAAACAGACTATGTGGTAAACATTTGCAAAAGGTGTATATGGAATGCAATTAATGAGGTAACAGGAATTTGGCAGTAGAAACACTAGTGTGttaaaacatttacaattttCTCTACAATCCAGTCTAGCAGTTAAGAACACCTCAATTCACAGTCCCAACTATACCACAAATtataactcttttttctttttttttttgagatggagtctcgct
Coding sequences:
- the SMIM15 gene encoding small integral membrane protein 15, with the protein product MFDIKAWAEYVVEWAAKDPYGFLTTVILALTPLFLASAVLSWKLAKMIEAREKEQKKKQKRQENIAKAKRLKKD